In Perca fluviatilis chromosome 11, GENO_Pfluv_1.0, whole genome shotgun sequence, the following proteins share a genomic window:
- the insl3 gene encoding insulin-like 3 (Leydig cell): protein MSAARSLVPLMVVLVAAVGEARAQDRIKMCGRDLIRLAVTSCGNSRVRRSILDADLAQRQYASNWGQDAFAEEHQATEAGPIPPESDGEKGVFSLAPHWYTLPSRIRRAAGTMSDICCEKGCSMKELIQFC from the exons ATGTCTGCTGCTAGGTCTTTGGTGCCTCTGATGGTGGTGCTGGTGGCTGCAGTGGGTGAGGCCCGAGCACAGGACAGGATTAAGATGTGTGGGAGAGATCTGATACGTCTGGCCGTGACGTCCTGTGGCAACTCTCGGGTGAGGAGAAGCATCCTGGACGCAGACCTGGCCCAGCGGCAATACGCCTCAAACT GGGGCCAGGATGCCTTCGCAGAGGAGCACCAGGCTACGGAGGCAGGCCCCATCCCTCCAGAATCCGACGGGGAGAAGGGTGTCTTCTCCTTGGCTCCTCACTGGTACACCCTGCCCTCTCGGATTAGACGAGCTGCCGGAACGATGTCTGATATTTGCTGCGAGAAGGGATGCAGCATGAAAGAGTTGATCCAGTTTTGCTAG